From the genome of bacterium:
ACGCGCTGGTAAAACCACCCATTCATCAGCGTAGACCAGGGCGCACGAACTTTCGGAACGGGGGGCCAGGTGCGCATCGTCTGGCGCGCGCTGACCATCGCCGCCAATGTGGTCGTCGCTCCCAACGGAGAAAGAGGCTCGATCACCCATTCAGCCGCTTGAACATCTTTTTGCCATTTGGCGTCTGGAATTGGACTTTCCCAATGGACGGTTTGCGGTGGTAAGGTTGTGATGGGGCGGGACTGTACAATGTAGAAGTTTCCGTTCGCAGCACACCACTCAATATCCTGTGGGGTACCAAAATGTGCTTCAACCGCCTCGCCCAGCGTTGCCAGTTCTGCCACTTGAGATGTACTCAACACTGGCGTGTGTCGCAATCGGGCCTCCACGTCGCGTTCTGCTGTGCCTGAACCAACTGGCGCTGTCATCACTGCTTTATCGCCAACCATGATTTGTTTGATTGCCCCTGTCACTCTGTTGATGATGACATGGTCTGGTGTCGTCAATCCGCTGACAATTGATTCGCCCAGTCCCCAGACGGCCTCGATCACCATCTCATCGCGGGACATGCTCAATGGACTTACTGTAAATAAAACACCGGCAGCTTGAGCAGGGACCATCGCCTGAACGACGACTGCCATTCCTAAAGACCCTGGGACAATATTCTTCCGGGAACGGTAATCGAGTGCTCGGGCAGTCCATAGACTCGACCAGCAGCGCTGCACAGCACGCAGGAGCTCCTGCTCCCCGCAAACGTTTAGAAAACTCTCATGCTGCCCGGCGAAGCTTGCCCCAAGCAGATCTTCTGCCGTCGCAGAGGAGCGAGCAACAACGGGGACCGGCGCTTCATTCGCCAGGGTGGGGAAGTGCTGGATATATGCAGAGACTATGGCCGAGGAGAGATTATCGGGAATGTTCGCCTGTTCGAAACGCAGGCGAATGGCAGCTGATATTTCCTCGACAGATTGGATCCGATCGTCTACCAGTGCAAAAATGGCTGCGTTTAGATCATTGCTGTCAACAAAAGCATGGTAGGCAGCGGTTGTGATCACGAAGCCGGGCGGAACAGGAAAGCCGGCTCGGATCAAGCGGCTCAGGTTGATGCCCTTACCGCCCACTTCGGAAATCGAGGCCTGCGAAACATTCAAAGGAACGATAAAGGAATTCATGGCGAAAGACCTCTCATGTAAATCAAAGGGTTCCGGTCAAATAGCTCCCGGCACGCGGTGGAACAGAAATAGACCACCTGATCGTCAAAAATTACCTGAGCTTGTGCAACTTCGAGAACCACAACCATGCTGCAAACAGGATCTCGGACCAGATGGTGGGAAGGATTGGATGGCTGGGTGTTGTTTTTATTGGCATGCGTTTGCACAAACAGTAGCGCATCCACCGCAGTTGTATCCCATTGGGTTCCCGCTCCCATTTGAAGAACTTCACGGGCTTTTTCACGAGGAAAGCCAGTACGGTAGGGCCGGTCGGTAACCATCGCATCATAGGCGTCCGCGACGGCGATCACCCGCGCCCCAAGCGGAATGGCTTCTCCCTGAATTCCATCCGGGTATCCTTTGCCATCCCAGCGTTCATGATGCCCGCGAATGAGGGGCAAAATCGACTGAAGCATGCGAATAGGGGAAAGGATTTCGACAGCAACGGCTGGATGGCTGCGCATGACTTTCCATTCCTCGGCACTGAGTGGTCCGGGCTTTTCGAGAACAGCATCACGAATCCCTACTTTTCCGAGATCATGCAGGCGCGCAGCCAGGCCGAGATCTTCGATCTCCAGCTCCGATCGTCCTATCTGGCGGCCGATACGGATGGTCCAGGCGCGGACCCGTTCAGAATGCCCACGTGTATAAGGATCACGCGCTTCTAATGTTCTCAACAGCGCTTGAATGCTGGCCAGATATCCCTCCTGTAGGGATTTCTGCGTTCGCTCTACCACGGCTGCATGTTCTTCCAGACTTCGTCGCAGCAGGGCTTTCTCGGAAAGAGAAGTGGCTCGTCCTTGATCCTTCGTAGAACTTCCTGTCTTCGACATTCTTTCTCCTGCGAACTGCATTACCGGATCAGCCCAAACAACCTGCGCCTGCATAACAAATCAAAAGGCATTCGGAAGTTGTAATTTCCAGAGATTGCCTGGTAAGGGAATGCGAGCGATTGGTATTGGTAGCGTAGCACAAGGGAAACGAGCAGGGAAAGCGCTACTTCATGCAAGCGAGACAGGTAATACTACCTGTTTTTCGCTTGCTGCATTGCGAAAATGACAGCCTCTGTACGGGAATGCACGCCTAGATGGGCGTACAACTTATCCAAATGTCCTTCCACGGTGCGCACACT
Proteins encoded in this window:
- a CDS encoding pyruvate, phosphate dikinase, producing the protein MNSFIVPLNVSQASISEVGGKGINLSRLIRAGFPVPPGFVITTAAYHAFVDSNDLNAAIFALVDDRIQSVEEISAAIRLRFEQANIPDNLSSAIVSAYIQHFPTLANEAPVPVVARSSATAEDLLGASFAGQHESFLNVCGEQELLRAVQRCWSSLWTARALDYRSRKNIVPGSLGMAVVVQAMVPAQAAGVLFTVSPLSMSRDEMVIEAVWGLGESIVSGLTTPDHVIINRVTGAIKQIMVGDKAVMTAPVGSGTAERDVEARLRHTPVLSTSQVAELATLGEAVEAHFGTPQDIEWCAANGNFYIVQSRPITTLPPQTVHWESPIPDAKWQKDVQAAEWVIEPLSPLGATTTLAAMVSARQTMRTWPPVPKVRAPWSTLMNGWFYQRV
- a CDS encoding HD domain-containing protein, translating into MSKTGSSTKDQGRATSLSEKALLRRSLEEHAAVVERTQKSLQEGYLASIQALLRTLEARDPYTRGHSERVRAWTIRIGRQIGRSELEIEDLGLAARLHDLGKVGIRDAVLEKPGPLSAEEWKVMRSHPAVAVEILSPIRMLQSILPLIRGHHERWDGKGYPDGIQGEAIPLGARVIAVADAYDAMVTDRPYRTGFPREKAREVLQMGAGTQWDTTAVDALLFVQTHANKNNTQPSNPSHHLVRDPVCSMVVVLEVAQAQVIFDDQVVYFCSTACRELFDRNPLIYMRGLSP